From Anopheles darlingi chromosome 2, idAnoDarlMG_H_01, whole genome shotgun sequence, the proteins below share one genomic window:
- the LOC125949046 gene encoding 45 kDa calcium-binding protein, whose translation MAKPGSKFLRNSPRWSTLCPVLLYILFILCILLLVFSSQQSKGSAAKYKPSNRVDEEDAPSPLVYRKLEESVVNELTTAFTRADTNADKFLTVQELAKYINFKIREHIDDAIRTNPTMFVEIDHDPRDGLVSWEEYQVYWMREKGIDGDSHMKKSVFDKLDRRVKESIARDKALWMEAARTDPLSLTLDEFLSFRHPESSTVNLLNLVDDILRQFDVDGDDHLTVEEFSDVQTTDLGEGKKFILSQNVRERKEEFTKVIDRNRDGKADRGELLSYVDPRHPRYAIQEASTLFSLADANNDKKLSLNEILAKSAIFMSSKMVHTGESFHDEF comes from the exons ATGGCGAAGCCCGGTTCGAAGTTCTTACGTAATAGCCCGCGATGGTCTACCCTCTGTCCCGTGCTGCTGTACATCCTGTTCATCCTGTGTatcctgctgttggtgttttcGTCGCAGCAAAGTAAAGGTTCAGCTGCAAAGTATAAACCGTCTAACCGCGTAGACGAAGAGGACGCTCCATCACCTTTAGTCTACAGGAAATTAGAAGAAAGCGTAGTAAATGAACTAACCACCGCCTTTACCAG GGCTGATACCAATGCGGACAAGTTTCTGACCGTGCAGGAGCTAGCGAAGTATATCAACTTCAAAATCCGAGAGCACATTGACGATGCTATCCGCACGAATCCGACCATGTTCGTCGAGATCGATCACGATCCGCGGGATGGACTGGTCAGCTGGGAGGAGTACCAGGTCTACTGGATGCGCGAGAAGGGCATCGACGGTGATAGCCACATGAAGAAGAGCGTCTTCGATAAGCTGGATCGTCGGGTGAAAGAATCGATCGCACGTGATAAGGCCCTCTGGATGGAGGCAGCCCGTACCGATCCACTTAGCCTCACGCTAGACGAATTCCTATCGTTCCGCCATCCAGAATCGAGCACGGTCAATCTGCTCAACCTGGTTGACGATATCCTGCGCCAGTTCGATGTAGACGGAGATGACCATCTTACGGTGGAAGAATTTTCCGACGTCCAGACGACGGATCTAGGAGAAGGGAAGAAGTTCATTTTGTCGCAAAATGTGCGCGAACGGAAGGAGGAATTTACGAAGGTGATCGACCGGAATCGGGACGGTAAAGCGGACCGCGGGGAGCTACTATCCTACGTTGATCCGCGGCATCCGCGGTACGCCATACAGGAGGCATCGACGCTGTTCTCGCTCGCCGATGCCAATAACGACAAGAAGCTCTCTTTGAACGAGATATTGGCCAAATCCGCAATATTCATGTCCTCCAAAATGGTCCACACGGGAGAAAGTTTCCATGATGAATTTTAA
- the LOC125949053 gene encoding uncharacterized protein LOC125949053 yields the protein MERKLVIQSLKTFIEEAESRINSILESYGWTKEHILQTTSTSQRVANSEVKNHKESTDEEFLPSTYPADSPFSIRMDTIKQAEAILEDFYQNPALEIGVPLEDICSRNPPSNNAELQRNFTREERLSLYRHAVENTRKVPEVQDIVISYNNGDSSSAGRSTATLTELAAIERDARRRNPKHRVAKNPLTYTEKIRQLIHLQSETLAKHFQQTKPEPAAEHSTKRRKHTHKDQSGSRSAEKAKSKKKAKKRDRSQSRSKQKKRKRSRSSSLERKAKKHKKKHDR from the exons atggaacggaaacTGGTAATTCAGAGTTTAAAAACCTTTATCGAAGAGGCAGAAAGTAGGATCAATTCCATTCTGGAGTCGTACGGCTGGACAAAGGAACACATTCTTCAAACGACCAGCACGAGTCAACGGGTTGCCAACAGTGAGGTAAAGAATCATAAAGAATCCACCGACGAGGAATTCCTCCCGTCCACTTATCCTGCCGATAGTCCATTTTCGATCCGTATGG ATACCATCAAACAGGCCGAGGCGATACTGGAAGACTTTTACCAAAATCCCGCCCTCGAAATAGGAGTGCCCTTGGAAGATATTTGCTCGCGTAATCCTCCATCGAACAATGCCGAGCTGCAGAGAAATTTTACACGTGAAGAACGATTATCGTTGTATCGGCACGCAGTCGAGAATACTCGCAAAGTTCCGGAAGTGCAAGACATCGTGATAAG CTATAACAACGGCGACTCTTCCTCGGCTGGTAGGAGTACTGCAACGCTAACAGAGCTAGCAGCTATTGAACGGGATGCTCGTCGTCGGAATCCCAAGCATCGAGTAGCTAAAAATCCGCTTACCTATACAGAAAAAATCCGCCAATTAATTCACCTTCAGTCGGAAACGCTGGCCAAACATTTTCAGCAAACGAAGCCTGAACCAGCCGCGGAACATAGCACCAAACGCAGGAAGCATACGCATAAAGACCAATCAGGGTCCAGATCCGCGGAGAAAGCTAAGAGTAAAAAGAAGGCTAAAAAACGTGACCGAAGCCAATCTCGGTCcaagcaaaagaagcgaaaacgatcgcgatctaGCTCTTTAGAACGGAAGGCTAAGAAgcacaaaaagaaacacgaCCGATAG
- the LOC125949037 gene encoding 3-oxoacyl-[acyl-carrier-protein] synthase, mitochondrial → MIKGQGRYSLHCARRYTAALIRQQHRSFQTQQTKDRRRRVVITGLGVVSPVGCNVTTAWQTILSGQSKVGRLIGDAYEKLPCRVAATIDKQDIDLEQSFTKSELKTMARGTAFALLAAKEALTAASWTPSTEDESACQRTGVAVGMGMVDLQDICDTNEALKKGYNRVSPFFVPRILPNMPAGQLSIKYGFRGPNHAVSTACATGAHSIGDAFRFIRNGDADVMVCGGAEACINPLAIAGFCRLRALSTAFNEDPTASSRPFDEHRDGFVMGEGSAIFVLEELEHARNRGVPIQGEILGYGLSGDASHLTAPRDDGTGAMLAMTRALNDANLTTAEVGYINAHATSTPIGDAIEARSIRTLFGDHTDKVAVSSTKGAHGHLLGAAGNLEALFTLLACRHGVLPPTVNLDSITDDMAGLRFVAKTSEPWDDGRRRVALKNSFGFGGTNACLCIGEYQE, encoded by the coding sequence ATGATCAAGGGTCAGGGGAGATATTCTTTGCATTGTGCCCGCCGGTACACCGCGGCCTTGATAAGGCAACAGCACCGGTCATTCCAAACACAACAGACGAAagatcgacgacggcgagtgGTCATCACGGGCCTCGGTGTCGTATCTCCAGTGGGCTGTAACGTAACCACGGCTTGGCAAACGATCCTGTCCGGCCAATCCAAGGTAGGCCGCCTGATCGGAGATGCGTACGAAAAGCTGCCCTGTCGTGTGGCGGCCACGATCGATAAGCAGGATATTGATCTCGAACAGAGCTTCACGAAAAGCGAACTAAAGACGATGGCCCGTGGTACGGCATTTGCGCTGCTAGCTGCCAAGGAAGCATTAACGGCTGCCTCCTGGACTCCGTCCACCGAGGATGAGAGTGCGTGTCAGCGGACGGGCGTAGCCGTcgggatggggatggtggaTTTGCAGGACATCTGTGATACCAACGAAGCGCTGAAGAAAGGCTACAACCGGGTGAGTCCCTTCTTCGTGCCCCGAATTCTACCAAACATGCCAGCTGGACAGTTGAGTATAAAATATGGTTTCCGCGGTCCGAATCACGCCGTATCGACGGCCTGCGCCACTGGAGCCCATTCGATCGGGGACGCTTTCCGGTTCATCCGCAACGGTGATGCAGACGTGATGGTTTGTGGTGGAGCCGAGGCCTGCATCAATCCACTGGCCATTGCCGGGTTCTGCCGATTGCGTGCCCTCAGTACAGCGTTCAATGAAGATCCAACCGCTTCCTCGAGACCGTTCGATGAGCATCGCGATGGGTTTGTGATGGGCGAGGGTTCCGCTATCTTTGTCTTGGAGGAACTGGAGCATGCACGAAACCGCGGAGTACCGATACAGGGTGAAATACTTGGCTATGGATTGTCTGGTGATGCATCGCACTTGACGGCACCGAGGGATGACGGAACCGGGGCAATGCTTGCGATGACACGTGCactaaacgatgccaatttgACGACCGCCGAGGTGGGCTACATCAACGCGCACGCCACATCCACGCCCATCGGAGATGCCATCGAAGCCCGTTCGATTCGGACCTTATTCGGTGATCATACGGATAAAGTAGCAGTTTCCTCGACAAAAGGTGCCCACGGACATCTCCTTGGGGCTGCTGGCAATCTGGAGGCCCTTTTCACACTGTTGGCCTGCCGTCACGGTGTGCTACCACCAACGGTTAATCTCGACAGCATCACTGATGATATGGCTGGTCTACGGTTCGTGGCTAAAACGTCGGAACCATGGGACGATGGACGAAGGCGAGTGGCACTGAAAAATTCCTTCGGCTTTGGAGGAACCAACGCGTGCCTTTGCATCGGCGAATACCAAGAATAA
- the LOC125949055 gene encoding ribosomal RNA small subunit methyltransferase NEP1 → MGNKRKLGDGEGNDAEYDLPSKHMNKTRIKANERRLVIILEGAQLETVKVGQSFELLNCDDHLNILKKNKRDPGSCRPDITHQSLLMLMDSPLNRAGLLQVFVKTERNVLIEIDPQTRIPRTFRRFAGLMVQLLHKFSIKAADSQKKLMRVVKNPVSDHLPVGCRKLAMSFSAKKVSHPKQLVPEKDEPVALVVGAFAHGNLNLDYTEDVVSISNYPLSAALACTKLCSAFEEAWGII, encoded by the exons ATGGGAAATAAAAGGAAACTGGGCGATGGCGAGGGAAACGACGCGGAATACGATCTTCCCTCTAAACATATGAACAAAACCCGCAttaaagcgaacgaacggaggtTGGTAATCATTCTAGAAGGAGCTCAACTAGAAACCGTGAAG GTAGGACAATCGTTCGAGTTGCTGAACTGCGACGATCATCTGAATATACTGAAGAAGAACAAGCGAGATCCGGGAAGCTGCCGGCCGGATATCACGCACCAGTCGTTGCTCATGCTGATGGACTCCCCGCTGAATCGGGCTGGGCTGCTGCAGGTGTTCGTTAAAACGGAACGTAATGTGCTCATCGAAATCGACCCGCAGACGAGAATACCACGCACCTTTAGAAGATTCGCCGGTCTCATGG tTCAACTGCTGCACAAATTTTCGATTAAAGCGGCCGACTCGCAGAAGAAACTGATGCGAGTGGTAAAGAACCCGGTCAGCGATCATCTGCCGGTAGGATGCCGCAAGCTGGCCATGTCCTTCAGCGCAAAGAAGGTGTCGCATCCGAAGCAGTTGGTACCGGAGAAGGATGAGCCGGTGGCGCTAGTGGTGGGTGCTTTCGCGCACGGTAACCTAAACCTAGACTACACGGAGGATGTGGTATCGATCAGCAACTACCCGCTGTCCGCTGCGCTGGCATGTACGAAGCTGTGCTCCGCATTTGAGGAAGCGTGGGGAATAATATGA